A portion of the Acidobacteriaceae bacterium genome contains these proteins:
- a CDS encoding EVE domain-containing protein, translating into MPYLLKSEPDKYSYDDLLRDGETIWDGIKNPQALITLRNMKKGEKAIIYHSNVGKAAIGTATVVSVELDPADGKTPLVKLKVGKRLKREKPLAEIREAGVFQGSVMFRQFRLSVVPLSEEQFDWLVHG; encoded by the coding sequence ATGCCTTATCTGCTGAAATCCGAGCCCGACAAGTACTCCTACGACGACCTTCTTCGCGACGGCGAAACCATCTGGGACGGCATCAAGAACCCCCAGGCCCTGATTACGCTGCGCAACATGAAGAAGGGCGAAAAGGCCATCATCTACCACTCCAACGTGGGCAAAGCCGCCATCGGCACCGCCACGGTCGTCAGCGTTGAGCTCGACCCCGCCGACGGCAAAACACCCCTCGTCAAGCTGAAGGTCGGGAAGCGTCTGAAGCGCGAGAAGCCACTCGCCGAAATCCGCGAAGCAGGTGTTTTTCAAGGCTCCGTGATGTTCCGACAGTTCCGGCTCTCAGTCGTTCCGCTCAGCGAGGAACAGTTCGACTGGCTCGTACACGGCTAA
- a CDS encoding GerMN domain-containing protein yields MISKHQRIVFWCLVLAILGMGAWLFHVHQRERDRLHTLATDNTPLDAPYSDTESITFALANDDTGAIVNTPRMIALPSETTARARALLDHLVNIYSEPDSKHPLPSGTAVDGVFLVPLPVVGHAIDMKAPPSASGEHTATTLVPPSPDSPRPQTPGGLLAVINLRSQFVNTHPSGVEVENLTLLSMLGTLHANIPQIEQVRFLVNGQPRETLAGHIDLLRTYPSRDTATAAPEQ; encoded by the coding sequence GTGATCTCGAAACATCAGCGCATCGTCTTCTGGTGCCTCGTACTTGCCATCCTCGGCATGGGCGCGTGGCTCTTCCATGTGCATCAACGCGAGCGCGACCGCCTGCACACGCTCGCCACCGACAACACGCCACTTGACGCGCCGTACTCCGACACCGAGTCCATCACCTTCGCCCTCGCGAACGACGACACCGGAGCGATCGTCAACACGCCGCGCATGATCGCCCTGCCCAGCGAAACCACCGCCCGCGCACGCGCTCTGCTCGACCATCTGGTCAACATCTACTCCGAACCTGACAGCAAGCATCCGCTCCCCTCCGGCACAGCCGTGGACGGCGTCTTCCTCGTGCCGCTCCCGGTCGTCGGCCACGCCATCGACATGAAGGCCCCGCCCTCGGCCTCCGGCGAACACACCGCCACAACGCTCGTCCCGCCGTCTCCCGACTCGCCGCGTCCGCAAACACCTGGCGGCCTGCTCGCCGTCATCAACCTGCGCAGCCAGTTCGTGAACACGCACCCCTCTGGCGTCGAGGTCGAAAACCTCACACTGCTTTCTATGCTCGGTACGCTGCACGCGAACATCCCACAGATCGAGCAGGTCCGCTTCCTCGTCAACGGCCAGCCCCGCGAAACGCTCGCCGGACACATCGACCTCCTCCGCACCTACCCTTCGCGCGACACCGCAACCGCCGCGCCCGAGCAGTAA
- the ruvC gene encoding crossover junction endodeoxyribonuclease RuvC gives MRVFGVDCGTEFTGYGVVEVDYAARTPKLRYLCAGAVKLNKKDRTHTRLAQVYAELMALLAIWQPDVVAIEDVFFSANAKSALKLGQVRGVALLAAANCGHPVAEYAPLAVKSAVVGYGLAAKEQVQFMVARLLELEEAPKPADAADALAIAICHIHNAQTQEALQR, from the coding sequence ATGCGGGTATTTGGCGTTGATTGCGGGACAGAGTTTACGGGGTACGGTGTCGTGGAGGTGGACTACGCGGCGCGTACGCCCAAGCTGCGTTATCTGTGCGCTGGCGCGGTGAAGCTCAACAAAAAAGACCGAACGCACACGCGGTTGGCGCAGGTGTACGCCGAGTTGATGGCGTTGCTCGCGATCTGGCAGCCGGATGTCGTGGCGATTGAAGATGTGTTCTTTTCCGCGAACGCAAAGTCGGCGTTGAAGCTGGGGCAGGTTCGCGGCGTGGCGTTGCTGGCGGCGGCGAATTGCGGGCATCCGGTAGCGGAGTATGCTCCGCTGGCGGTGAAGAGCGCGGTGGTGGGGTATGGGCTAGCCGCAAAGGAGCAGGTGCAGTTCATGGTGGCTCGTCTGCTGGAGTTGGAGGAAGCCCCGAAGCCCGCTGACGCCGCCGATGCGCTGGCGATTGCGATCTGTCACATCCACAACGCGCAGACGCAGGAGGCGTTGCAACGATGA
- the mazG gene encoding nucleoside triphosphate pyrophosphohydrolase produces the protein MKPELDGTGIEPHEPTSQAMGVAVAIMARLRGPQGCAWDREQTFDSIKRHTLEETYEVFDAIERRDWPALKDELGDLLLQVLFYAQMAQDEGHFTMEDVADNLSAKLLRRHPHVFGEAVAENAEAVVSTWESVKREEKKASAERAGTGLLEDVPRSMPAVMEAHKLGSKASKVGFDWPDSAGLFAKLDEEIAELMVEVELGKKEQVEEEFGDLMFTAVNLARHLRIDAEGALRGANAKFRRRFGSVETEAGGHEAMEAMDIEQLEALWMKAKRKESK, from the coding sequence ATGAAACCTGAGTTAGACGGAACAGGGATTGAACCGCACGAGCCTACCTCGCAGGCAATGGGCGTGGCTGTGGCCATTATGGCGCGCCTGCGCGGGCCGCAGGGGTGCGCATGGGACCGCGAGCAGACCTTTGACTCCATCAAGCGGCACACGCTGGAGGAGACCTACGAGGTCTTCGACGCAATTGAGCGGCGCGATTGGCCAGCACTGAAGGATGAGCTGGGTGACCTGCTGCTGCAGGTGCTTTTTTACGCGCAGATGGCCCAGGACGAAGGCCACTTCACGATGGAAGACGTTGCCGATAACCTGAGCGCGAAGCTGCTGCGGCGCCATCCGCACGTCTTTGGTGAGGCTGTGGCGGAGAACGCGGAAGCCGTCGTCTCGACATGGGAGAGCGTGAAGCGGGAGGAGAAAAAAGCGAGCGCAGAGCGTGCTGGCACAGGTTTGCTCGAGGATGTTCCTCGCTCGATGCCTGCGGTGATGGAAGCGCACAAGCTTGGCTCCAAGGCTTCGAAGGTGGGCTTCGACTGGCCGGACTCTGCGGGGCTCTTTGCCAAGCTGGATGAAGAGATTGCCGAGTTGATGGTAGAGGTTGAGCTTGGCAAGAAGGAGCAGGTCGAAGAGGAGTTTGGTGACCTGATGTTCACGGCGGTCAATCTCGCTCGGCACCTGCGGATTGATGCGGAGGGGGCGTTGCGGGGCGCGAACGCGAAGTTCCGTCGCCGCTTCGGCTCCGTGGAAACAGAGGCTGGCGGCCACGAAGCGATGGAAGCTATGGACATTGAACAGCTTGAAGCACTTTGGATGAAGGCGAAGCGAAAGGAATCGAAGTGA
- the murI gene encoding glutamate racemase → MSTPSRTIGVFDSGFGGLTVLRALLPLIPNAHYLYLGDTARLPYGAKSQTTIARYAVESARFLEDNGADRLVIACNTATALALPDIIDATGVPVTGVILPGAEAAKAVAENAIDVLVLATAATVSSHAYRDTAATLGLQAHEKACPLLVPLVEEGWTNHPVLFDVIRIYLREALDEMSALGRTPAAVLLGCTHYPLIAEPIQRILRELGSSAIVVDSADATAHAVTTAMQLTPSPQPSNASFTCYATDSVEKFARLGSLFLQQPIAEVRLLDLGG, encoded by the coding sequence ATGAGCACTCCCAGCCGCACCATCGGCGTCTTCGATTCAGGCTTTGGCGGCCTCACCGTGCTCCGTGCGCTGCTACCGCTCATCCCCAACGCCCACTATCTCTACCTCGGCGACACGGCCCGCCTGCCCTACGGGGCCAAGTCGCAGACCACCATCGCGCGCTACGCCGTGGAGAGCGCCCGCTTCCTCGAAGACAACGGTGCCGACCGGCTTGTGATCGCCTGCAACACCGCCACCGCGCTCGCTCTACCCGACATCATCGACGCCACCGGCGTGCCCGTCACAGGCGTCATCCTTCCCGGCGCAGAGGCCGCAAAAGCCGTCGCGGAAAACGCTATCGACGTGCTCGTGCTCGCCACCGCTGCGACCGTCTCCTCGCACGCCTACCGCGACACAGCCGCAACGCTCGGCCTGCAAGCGCATGAAAAAGCCTGCCCGCTGCTGGTGCCGCTCGTCGAAGAAGGCTGGACCAACCACCCCGTGCTCTTCGACGTCATCCGCATCTACCTGCGCGAGGCGCTGGACGAAATGTCCGCCCTCGGCCGCACGCCCGCCGCTGTCCTGCTCGGCTGCACCCACTACCCTCTCATCGCGGAACCGATTCAACGCATCCTGCGCGAACTCGGCTCCAGCGCCATCGTCGTGGACTCCGCCGACGCCACCGCCCACGCCGTCACCACCGCCATGCAGTTGACGCCTTCCCCCCAGCCGTCGAACGCCTCCTTCACCTGTTACGCCACAGACTCGGTCGAGAAATTCGCCCGCCTCGGCAGCCTCTTTCTCCAGCAACCCATCGCCGAAGTCCGCCTCCTCGACCTCGGCGGTTGA
- the menC gene encoding o-succinylbenzoate synthase has protein sequence MKIEAIHLREVNMPLVNPFRTSFGVHTVRRMLLVEIECEGLSAWGESVAGEHPYFSDEMVDTAWTIIEQELAPRLLKADVSSGRDVPDVFKQVRGHRMAKAALENAVWELDSLRQGIPLAKLLGGTREKIACGVSIGIQPSIEQQLATVEKEVAAGYQRIKLKCQPGWDEEIFTLVRERWPEILLSCDANSAYTLDDADRIASWDRFNLLMIEQPLWYDDFYFHAQLQKKMKTAICLDEVIRNRRDARAALELGSAKIINIKVGRVGGFTEAIAIHDVAEEFGVPVWCGGMLETGIGRAQNVALSSLPNFKLPGDVSASKRYWAQDIIEPEVTVSAQGEIVVPTTPGRGYEIVRERINAITVRQKTLRLS, from the coding sequence GTGAAGATTGAAGCAATCCATCTGCGCGAAGTAAACATGCCGTTGGTGAACCCGTTCCGTACCAGCTTTGGTGTACATACCGTGCGGCGCATGCTGCTGGTAGAGATCGAGTGCGAGGGCCTCAGCGCGTGGGGCGAGTCTGTCGCCGGCGAGCATCCGTACTTTTCCGATGAGATGGTCGATACGGCCTGGACGATCATTGAGCAGGAGCTTGCGCCCCGGTTGTTGAAGGCGGACGTCTCCAGCGGTCGCGATGTGCCGGATGTGTTCAAGCAGGTTCGCGGGCATCGTATGGCAAAGGCTGCGCTGGAAAACGCTGTGTGGGAGCTTGATTCGCTGCGGCAGGGCATTCCTCTGGCAAAGCTGCTTGGCGGCACACGCGAGAAGATCGCCTGTGGTGTCTCCATTGGTATCCAGCCGTCGATCGAGCAGCAGCTTGCGACGGTGGAGAAGGAAGTGGCTGCGGGCTATCAGCGCATCAAGCTGAAGTGCCAGCCGGGCTGGGATGAAGAGATCTTCACCCTGGTGCGGGAGCGTTGGCCGGAGATTCTGCTCAGCTGCGATGCGAACTCAGCCTATACGCTGGATGACGCAGATCGTATTGCTTCGTGGGACCGCTTCAATCTGCTGATGATCGAGCAGCCGCTCTGGTACGACGACTTCTACTTTCATGCGCAGCTGCAGAAGAAGATGAAGACGGCGATCTGCCTGGACGAGGTGATTCGCAATCGCCGTGATGCTCGCGCTGCGCTGGAGTTGGGCTCGGCAAAGATCATCAACATCAAGGTCGGTCGCGTGGGCGGCTTTACCGAGGCGATTGCGATACACGATGTGGCTGAAGAGTTTGGTGTTCCGGTGTGGTGCGGTGGGATGCTGGAGACGGGCATCGGACGGGCGCAGAACGTGGCGCTATCGAGCCTGCCAAACTTCAAGCTTCCGGGCGATGTCTCGGCGTCGAAGCGTTACTGGGCGCAGGACATTATCGAGCCCGAGGTGACGGTCAGCGCGCAGGGAGAGATCGTTGTGCCGACGACTCCGGGGCGCGGTTACGAGATCGTTCGTGAGCGCATCAATGCGATTACAGTGCGCCAGAAGACGTTGCGGTTGAGTTAG
- the rsmA gene encoding 16S rRNA (adenine(1518)-N(6)/adenine(1519)-N(6))-dimethyltransferase RsmA: MSKKPKLGQNFLVDDNACLRIADALGDISQRTIVEIGPGHGAITKLLAPRCARLHLIEFDPALARELTFHFRDMPHVTVHNADILKTDLAPLRTEGESLDVVGNLPYYITSDILLHLFAAARNNIVRRAVVMMQREVADRIASPPGHSEYGALSAFTQLHASVANLFVLPPAAFDPPPDVHSTVLRLEFAPRFAELGVDAETFNKFLRAGFAQKRKTLTNNLRNAAYSNAQLDAAWPESLSKTIRAEAATLEQMGELFLALESRK, translated from the coding sequence GTGAGCAAGAAACCAAAGCTAGGCCAGAACTTCCTCGTCGACGACAACGCCTGCCTCCGCATCGCCGACGCGCTCGGCGACATCAGCCAGCGCACCATCGTTGAAATCGGCCCGGGCCACGGCGCCATTACCAAGCTGCTCGCGCCTCGCTGCGCCCGTCTCCACCTCATCGAGTTCGACCCCGCACTCGCCCGGGAGCTGACCTTCCACTTCCGCGACATGCCCCACGTCACCGTGCACAACGCGGACATTCTCAAGACCGACCTCGCCCCCCTGCGTACCGAAGGCGAGTCGCTCGACGTCGTCGGCAACCTGCCGTACTACATCACCTCAGATATCCTGCTGCACCTCTTCGCCGCCGCACGCAACAACATCGTTCGCCGTGCCGTCGTGATGATGCAGCGCGAGGTCGCCGACCGGATCGCCTCGCCTCCCGGCCACAGCGAGTACGGCGCACTCTCCGCGTTCACCCAACTCCATGCCTCCGTCGCCAATCTATTTGTGCTTCCGCCCGCAGCGTTCGATCCCCCGCCCGACGTCCACTCCACCGTCCTGCGGCTGGAGTTCGCTCCGCGCTTCGCCGAACTCGGCGTGGATGCCGAGACGTTCAACAAGTTTCTCCGCGCGGGCTTTGCACAAAAGCGCAAGACACTAACCAACAACCTGCGCAACGCGGCTTACAGCAACGCGCAGCTCGACGCAGCCTGGCCTGAGTCGTTATCCAAAACCATTCGCGCAGAAGCTGCCACCCTGGAGCAGATGGGCGAGCTCTTTCTCGCATTAGAGAGCAGGAAGTAG
- a CDS encoding voltage-gated chloride channel family protein: protein MWELLRWTPVAIAVGIMAGAASALLLWSLTIATDIREAHRWIIWLLAPVGGCVGLLYKHFGKDVEAGNNLIIDEVHDPKRTIKIRMTPFILLGTFLTHLFGGSAGREGTAIQTGASLADQLGRPLGLNAAGRRVLLMAGISAGFGSVFGTPLSGAIFGLEVLAVGAVTYEAIAPCFVAAFVGDLVTHHLLRLVHMGHTPYRVSDVPELGVMSLFWSMVAGAAFGLMAMFFARTTHAISAFAKAKIKRPELRPVAGGLLVSCAVFALGTTRYIGLGVPVIQEAFSRQLHPWDFLAKSLFTSVTLGTGFKGGEVTPLFYIGATMGNSLSHVIPLPVSLLAGMGFVAVFAGAANTPIASALMAMELFGAEAGVFAAIACVGSYLFSGGAGIYHAQGAGIGKRLPAALVAKVARRDEEATK, encoded by the coding sequence GTGTGGGAACTTTTGCGCTGGACTCCGGTTGCTATCGCGGTGGGCATCATGGCGGGTGCGGCCTCGGCGCTACTGCTGTGGTCGTTGACGATTGCTACGGATATCCGCGAGGCGCATCGCTGGATTATCTGGCTGCTGGCTCCGGTCGGCGGTTGCGTCGGACTGCTCTATAAGCACTTCGGGAAGGATGTCGAGGCGGGGAACAACCTGATCATCGACGAGGTGCACGACCCGAAGCGGACGATCAAGATTCGCATGACGCCGTTCATCCTTCTCGGCACGTTTCTGACGCATCTCTTTGGCGGTTCGGCTGGCCGCGAGGGTACTGCGATCCAGACGGGCGCGTCATTGGCAGACCAGTTAGGGCGGCCGCTAGGGCTGAACGCGGCAGGGCGTCGTGTCCTGCTGATGGCAGGCATCTCTGCCGGGTTTGGATCGGTCTTTGGAACGCCGCTTTCTGGGGCGATTTTTGGGTTGGAAGTGCTGGCGGTAGGAGCTGTGACGTACGAGGCGATTGCTCCGTGCTTTGTCGCTGCCTTTGTCGGCGATCTGGTGACGCATCATCTGCTGAGACTGGTGCACATGGGGCATACTCCCTATCGTGTGAGCGATGTGCCGGAGCTTGGCGTGATGAGCCTGTTCTGGTCGATGGTGGCAGGGGCTGCGTTCGGGCTGATGGCGATGTTCTTCGCCCGCACAACGCATGCGATCTCGGCGTTTGCGAAGGCGAAGATCAAGCGGCCGGAGTTGCGGCCTGTGGCGGGTGGTCTGCTCGTGAGCTGCGCCGTCTTTGCGTTGGGGACGACGCGCTACATCGGCCTGGGTGTGCCGGTGATTCAGGAGGCGTTCAGCAGACAGCTGCATCCCTGGGACTTCCTGGCGAAGTCGCTCTTCACCTCTGTGACGCTCGGTACGGGCTTCAAGGGCGGGGAAGTAACGCCGCTGTTTTACATCGGTGCGACGATGGGTAATTCGTTGAGCCACGTGATTCCGCTGCCGGTATCGTTGCTGGCGGGAATGGGTTTTGTGGCGGTCTTTGCGGGTGCGGCGAACACACCGATTGCGTCGGCTTTGATGGCGATGGAGCTCTTTGGGGCAGAGGCCGGGGTGTTTGCGGCGATCGCCTGCGTGGGGAGCTATCTCTTCTCAGGGGGCGCGGGGATTTATCACGCGCAGGGTGCGGGTATTGGCAAGCGCCTACCGGCGGCCCTGGTGGCGAAGGTTGCGCGGCGCGATGAAGAGGCTACAAAGTAG
- a CDS encoding polymer-forming cytoskeletal protein: MGEATTVIGTTAHLRGELIATGDVVIEGQIDGTVHAEGARVTIGREARVRADISAQHVLVLGKVEGTLHASERVELRATASVVGDVVAKRFSMEEEAQLRGRVGSLSAVSESHVSETAAPVHETEAAYPPAPEPLPGLFGQAQGSRVAGQMPAGLAAAARSLGQNGGPSTGLNALSDEAESHEPGA; this comes from the coding sequence ATGGGCGAAGCGACCACAGTGATCGGCACAACGGCGCATCTGCGTGGCGAATTGATCGCTACGGGCGATGTTGTGATCGAAGGTCAGATCGACGGAACAGTGCACGCCGAGGGCGCTCGCGTCACGATTGGCCGCGAGGCTCGTGTGCGCGCAGACATCTCCGCACAGCATGTTCTGGTGCTGGGTAAGGTGGAAGGAACGCTTCACGCTTCAGAGCGCGTTGAACTTCGCGCGACGGCCTCGGTCGTGGGCGATGTGGTGGCGAAACGGTTTTCGATGGAAGAGGAAGCTCAACTGCGGGGCCGTGTCGGCTCGCTGTCTGCTGTCTCGGAGTCGCATGTGTCTGAGACAGCCGCTCCGGTTCACGAAACGGAGGCCGCGTATCCTCCCGCTCCTGAGCCCCTTCCCGGCCTCTTCGGACAGGCTCAAGGCTCGCGCGTCGCAGGGCAGATGCCTGCAGGGCTGGCTGCCGCCGCTCGCTCGCTCGGGCAGAACGGTGGACCTTCGACTGGGCTGAACGCTTTGTCGGATGAAGCCGAAAGTCACGAGCCCGGAGCGTAA
- a CDS encoding neutral zinc metallopeptidase, translating into MDWQPGNMSSDIEDRRDDSGGGGGGGFGFGGGGIGIVGFLVLLVISLVTGRNFLGGFLHGGGATSAPQSGYTQQQAPRSAAQKQGEDRDAHLISFALDNTQQFWTKYFAEHGKTYRHAKLVLFRNQTYSGCGTAQSATGPFYCPADQKVYIDLGFWDELKKFGGSTGDFAQSYVIAHELGHHVQNLLGTENKVQRLMQQEPSEKNHLSVDLELQADCYAGVWGHSAEQQGIIHDADIHDALSAAAAVGDDHLQKMSGRSVSPESWTHGSSAQRERWFKAGLQSGDIASCNTFGGSSD; encoded by the coding sequence ATGGATTGGCAACCGGGAAACATGAGCAGCGACATTGAAGACCGCCGGGATGATTCGGGCGGCGGCGGTGGTGGCGGCTTTGGTTTTGGCGGCGGAGGCATTGGCATCGTCGGCTTCCTTGTTCTGCTGGTGATCAGCCTGGTGACGGGGCGCAACTTCCTGGGCGGCTTCCTGCATGGCGGTGGTGCAACAAGCGCGCCGCAGAGCGGATATACGCAGCAGCAGGCACCGCGTTCGGCTGCGCAGAAGCAGGGTGAAGATCGTGACGCGCATCTGATCTCGTTTGCGCTCGACAACACGCAGCAGTTCTGGACAAAGTACTTTGCGGAGCATGGCAAGACGTACCGTCACGCCAAGCTGGTGCTCTTCCGCAACCAGACGTACTCCGGCTGCGGGACGGCCCAGTCGGCGACCGGCCCGTTCTACTGTCCGGCAGACCAGAAGGTCTACATCGACCTTGGCTTCTGGGATGAGCTGAAGAAGTTCGGCGGCAGCACGGGAGACTTTGCGCAGTCGTACGTGATCGCGCATGAGCTTGGGCACCATGTGCAGAATTTGCTTGGAACGGAGAACAAAGTGCAGCGGTTAATGCAGCAGGAGCCGAGCGAGAAGAACCATCTGTCGGTCGATCTGGAGCTGCAGGCTGACTGTTATGCGGGTGTGTGGGGGCACTCTGCCGAGCAGCAGGGCATTATCCATGATGCGGATATTCATGATGCGCTGAGCGCGGCGGCGGCGGTCGGTGACGACCATCTGCAGAAGATGAGTGGACGTTCCGTAAGCCCCGAAAGCTGGACGCATGGCTCCAGCGCACAGCGCGAGCGCTGGTTCAAAGCCGGGCTGCAGAGTGGGGACATTGCGAGCTGCAATACGTTCGGCGGAAGCTCTGATTAG
- a CDS encoding N-acetylmuramoyl-L-alanine amidase: MKRTFHLAPSLALALLASSAAHAQTSAPTPDQVREQRAPREAAPLVHPITSLHKPAPKPTEAAKTPAKPATATKEAAKPVAKVTATSEVAKPVQKLPVKPVPAGTAAAKPATPGPAAAPAGPIFGPLNRTVIVLDPSHGGQDSGSRLSDNLLEKDITLAFAFKLRSLLQARGFTVVTTRDSDSLTTDGNPNPLSLDDRAGIANHSRAIACLLLHASAAGKGVHLYSSELTPTAGEATNLPWLTAQSAWVNQSRILMGKLTQSITRSGLPVVTAAASIRPVDSLTCPAIVVELAPKSAGDPGSIDDSGYQQTAAEAIAGALIFWRNQMQPPPKLIPIPVSTTSASTTTGVTQ; the protein is encoded by the coding sequence TTGAAGCGAACTTTCCATCTGGCCCCCTCTCTCGCGCTCGCCTTGCTGGCGTCCTCTGCGGCGCACGCGCAGACGTCGGCTCCTACGCCCGACCAGGTGCGGGAGCAGAGAGCGCCTCGTGAGGCCGCTCCGCTCGTTCACCCCATCACCTCGCTTCACAAACCTGCTCCGAAGCCCACGGAGGCCGCGAAAACACCCGCTAAGCCAGCCACAGCGACCAAAGAAGCCGCAAAGCCCGTCGCAAAAGTAACGGCCACGAGCGAAGTCGCAAAGCCCGTACAGAAGCTTCCCGTGAAACCCGTCCCCGCAGGAACAGCAGCAGCCAAGCCAGCCACCCCTGGGCCTGCCGCCGCACCCGCAGGCCCGATCTTCGGCCCGCTGAACCGCACCGTCATCGTGCTGGACCCTTCGCACGGTGGCCAGGATAGCGGCTCGCGCCTCAGCGACAACCTGCTGGAAAAAGACATCACCCTCGCCTTCGCTTTCAAGCTGCGCTCGCTGCTGCAGGCCCGCGGCTTCACCGTCGTCACCACCCGCGACTCCGACTCCCTCACAACCGACGGCAATCCGAACCCGCTTTCGCTCGACGACCGCGCCGGTATCGCCAACCACTCTCGCGCCATCGCCTGCCTGCTGCTGCACGCCAGCGCTGCGGGTAAAGGCGTGCACCTCTACAGCTCCGAGCTGACGCCAACAGCGGGCGAGGCCACCAACCTGCCCTGGCTGACCGCACAGTCCGCCTGGGTCAACCAGAGCCGCATCCTCATGGGCAAGCTCACGCAGTCGATCACGCGCTCCGGCCTGCCCGTCGTCACGGCCGCCGCCAGCATTCGACCGGTCGATTCCCTCACCTGCCCCGCCATCGTCGTAGAGCTGGCACCGAAGTCCGCAGGCGACCCCGGCTCCATCGACGACTCCGGCTACCAGCAGACCGCCGCCGAAGCCATTGCCGGTGCGCTCATCTTCTGGCGCAACCAGATGCAGCCGCCGCCGAAGCTCATCCCCATCCCGGTCTCCACCACCAGCGCCTCCACCACAACGGGGGTGACCCAGTGA
- a CDS encoding glycosyltransferase family 39 protein: MSTATTSSAVVRPPDQALRATLQLAAIFALVRLLFQFALTIYSSHLGYGYFRDEFYYIACGRHLAWGYVDHGPIVALQARLSEMLFGDSVFGIRVLSTTAGAVMIFLTGVLTWAFGGRRPAQGLAMLAVFLAPGFIGVDGFLSMNSCEAMFWMSALLALVMALKGRSPAIWWTVFGMASGLGLLNKPSMTFFLVTLGIALLCTPQRRILFTRWAAMGIALAVLIALPNLLWQIHNHWPTLEFLRNGQKAGKNIPLRFPQFLLGQFLQLHPLNAIVWVTGVVALLRGRSVKNMRWIGIAFLVFLPLMWKLHAKDYYLEPFYPALFAAGGVAWEHRNRARQRVAEGRVFALPILEATLTLVILSSLPMASPILRPMTWVRYADVTHFRPKEQERGKQAILPQFYADRFGWDNEINLVLKAFRTLTPEEQRHVCIFTSNYGEAGAIDFLGKQREPMLPPAISGQNNYWLWGTHGCDFNIAIAVIGDSLEDIGKKYTEVRVVGIMDDPLAMPYEQGQHVYLLKHRRSQAPFDWSDERFYY; encoded by the coding sequence ATGTCCACAGCGACCACATCCTCAGCCGTCGTCCGTCCACCGGATCAAGCCCTCCGCGCCACCCTGCAGCTCGCAGCCATCTTTGCGCTCGTGCGGCTGCTCTTTCAATTCGCGCTGACGATCTACAGCTCGCACCTCGGCTACGGCTACTTCCGCGACGAGTTCTACTACATCGCCTGCGGCCGTCATCTGGCCTGGGGATACGTCGACCACGGCCCCATTGTCGCCCTGCAGGCTCGCCTCAGCGAGATGCTCTTCGGCGACTCCGTCTTCGGTATCCGCGTGCTCTCCACCACCGCCGGTGCCGTCATGATCTTCCTAACCGGCGTCCTCACATGGGCCTTCGGCGGCCGCCGCCCCGCACAAGGGCTCGCGATGCTCGCGGTCTTCCTTGCTCCCGGCTTCATCGGCGTCGACGGCTTCCTCTCCATGAACTCCTGCGAAGCGATGTTCTGGATGTCGGCTCTGCTCGCGCTCGTGATGGCGCTCAAAGGCCGCAGCCCTGCCATCTGGTGGACCGTCTTTGGCATGGCTTCCGGCCTCGGCCTGCTCAACAAACCGTCGATGACCTTCTTCCTCGTCACGCTCGGCATCGCCTTGCTCTGCACCCCGCAGCGCCGCATCCTGTTCACCCGCTGGGCCGCAATGGGCATCGCGCTCGCAGTCCTCATCGCGCTGCCGAACCTCCTTTGGCAGATCCACAACCACTGGCCCACGCTGGAGTTCCTGCGCAACGGCCAGAAGGCTGGCAAGAACATCCCACTGCGCTTCCCACAGTTCCTCCTCGGACAGTTCCTCCAGCTACATCCCCTCAACGCAATCGTCTGGGTCACTGGCGTCGTTGCCCTGCTGCGGGGACGCTCGGTCAAAAACATGCGCTGGATCGGCATCGCCTTCCTTGTCTTCCTGCCGCTCATGTGGAAGCTCCACGCCAAGGACTACTATCTCGAGCCGTTCTACCCCGCGCTCTTTGCCGCCGGAGGCGTCGCCTGGGAGCATCGCAACCGCGCACGTCAACGCGTAGCCGAAGGCCGCGTCTTTGCCCTGCCCATCCTGGAAGCAACCCTCACACTCGTCATCCTCTCCTCGCTACCCATGGCCTCGCCCATCCTGCGGCCGATGACCTGGGTCCGCTACGCCGACGTCACGCACTTCCGCCCCAAAGAGCAGGAGCGCGGCAAGCAAGCTATCCTGCCGCAGTTCTACGCCGACCGCTTCGGTTGGGACAACGAAATCAACCTCGTTCTCAAGGCCTTCCGCACTCTCACACCAGAGGAGCAGCGCCACGTCTGCATCTTCACCAGCAACTACGGCGAAGCGGGAGCCATCGACTTCCTCGGCAAGCAGCGCGAGCCCATGCTCCCCCCGGCCATCTCCGGCCAGAACAACTACTGGCTCTGGGGCACCCACGGCTGCGACTTCAACATCGCCATCGCAGTGATCGGCGACAGCCTGGAAGACATCGGCAAGAAGTACACCGAGGTTCGCGTGGTCGGCATCATGGACGACCCGCTCGCCATGCCTTACGAACAGGGCCAGCACGTTTACCTGCTGAAGCATCGACGTTCCCAGGCGCCCTTCGACTGGAGCGACGAACGCTTCTACTATTAG